A window from Bacteroidales bacterium encodes these proteins:
- a CDS encoding oligosaccharide flippase family protein: MKYYLWSFLNTILTRGFAFIFSIILGNLLLPDDLGLYVTVILVITYFANILSFNLGSGIIQKLNDKKEQEFRNHYFTAGLLYILMFSLVGALIFLLLKDFIAQIFDISDAGYILNLALLLIPLTMLRMFFQHILQSEMEFRKLTYINLIAVTIQIVVVVILVYLGYSLKGVFYGLYAAEMLGLTLAATIVFRRFSLLVSKETYQKASGLLKFSGIIFIGSLAVLLDKRVDMLFVAHYMDKSTVAVYNYALKFSLFFLLLGNSFSKVTYPRFTKAFTNHSTFTLSRLFRFSIDFSFLFITIASMIFLFNAEYIIDWLLPSDYLEVLPFLMILFIGIVPKAIVSSTGTVFTAKGIPSVSAKINWGLLALNVILNMLLIPRYGLYGAAIATSTTFILKPALVFYLLSVKTEIRYGYPKLIFGFFVFVAFLLLGEALTHLYIKEFLIILYSLYCVIYFLKKEEKVYLYQQLSQINRQVLNYIR, encoded by the coding sequence ATGAAGTATTATCTCTGGAGTTTTCTGAATACAATATTAACCAGGGGTTTTGCCTTTATCTTTTCTATCATCCTGGGGAATCTATTGTTACCTGATGATCTGGGATTGTATGTTACCGTCATTCTGGTCATCACTTACTTTGCCAATATTTTATCTTTCAATTTGGGTAGTGGTATCATACAAAAACTCAACGATAAAAAGGAACAGGAATTTCGAAACCATTATTTTACTGCAGGTCTGTTATACATTCTGATGTTCTCTTTGGTTGGGGCTTTGATCTTTCTGCTCTTAAAAGACTTTATAGCACAAATATTCGATATATCAGATGCCGGGTATATTTTAAACCTGGCATTATTGCTTATTCCCTTAACCATGCTGCGGATGTTTTTTCAGCATATCCTGCAGAGTGAGATGGAGTTTAGAAAATTGACTTACATCAATTTAATTGCCGTTACAATTCAGATAGTTGTTGTCGTCATACTTGTATATTTGGGTTACAGCCTTAAAGGCGTGTTTTATGGTTTATACGCAGCAGAAATGCTGGGGTTGACACTTGCAGCTACCATTGTTTTCAGACGCTTCAGCCTTTTGGTCAGTAAAGAAACCTATCAGAAGGCATCTGGTCTGCTCAAGTTTAGTGGGATTATTTTTATCGGCTCGCTTGCTGTGTTGCTTGATAAACGAGTGGATATGCTCTTTGTGGCTCATTATATGGATAAATCGACAGTAGCTGTATACAATTATGCCCTAAAATTTTCACTTTTCTTTCTCCTCTTAGGGAACAGCTTTTCCAAAGTTACCTATCCCAGATTTACAAAAGCTTTTACAAATCATTCCACATTTACCCTGAGCCGGCTTTTTCGTTTTTCCATCGATTTTTCCTTTCTTTTCATAACCATAGCTTCCATGATATTTCTTTTCAACGCTGAATATATCATTGATTGGCTTCTGCCTTCCGATTATCTTGAAGTTCTGCCATTCCTGATGATATTGTTTATTGGCATTGTTCCAAAAGCCATTGTTTCTTCCACGGGTACAGTCTTTACGGCAAAAGGAATTCCATCAGTAAGTGCAAAGATTAACTGGGGGCTTCTTGCATTGAATGTGATTTTGAATATGTTGCTGATTCCCAGATATGGGCTTTATGGGGCTGCAATAGCGACCAGCACGACTTTTATATTGAAACCCGCTTTGGTTTTTTATTTGCTATCTGTAAAAACTGAGATAAGGTATGGCTATCCAAAACTGATTTTCGGTTTTTTTGTTTTTGTGGCATTTCTGTTGTTGGGTGAAGCTCTGACACATTTGTATATAAAGGAATTCCTGATTATACTGTATTCGCTTTATTGCGTGATTTATTTTCTTAAGAAAGAGGAAAAGGTTTATTTATATCAGCAATTAAGCCAGATTAACAGGCAGGTACTAAATTATATCCGATAG
- a CDS encoding glycosyltransferase: MRILFIGNPGNTGFRFVRWLRERNVEAVLAIPSRLKGKRNLPEWEDVQLESSYPHWIVKFADFFLPYIYPGFQLRKLAGNFDMILTAGEYIIPSLILNKPVAILPVGGDMTRLPFGSKSLKQEIHSLLFRKRIHKVSNIITEQEDIVWASKLLGQGDKVIRFPFLVDVDQLQENVNHSLLNELKDRYNGLDGIVFHPTRKNLDPGRIDYKGNDKLLRAFKQFRADYPEKQVFMVSGLHGRHVARYREMVQELGIEKYVEFIDHLSLPDLHAYMSLDRVAVFDQFTHNLNTLSGIQREALTFGKPVVSSTDTNSREFIEAYGKGCPLWTAFNEEEIYHSMEQLFDKPAEEWTQISNSAFRWTEKYLHWENRIDEFIGILKRALES; this comes from the coding sequence ATGCGGATATTGTTCATAGGAAATCCGGGGAATACCGGGTTCAGATTTGTCAGATGGTTGAGAGAAAGAAATGTAGAAGCTGTTTTGGCAATACCATCCCGGCTTAAGGGTAAGAGAAATTTACCGGAATGGGAGGATGTTCAATTGGAAAGTAGCTATCCCCACTGGATTGTAAAATTTGCTGATTTTTTCCTGCCCTATATTTACCCGGGATTTCAACTCAGGAAACTGGCAGGAAATTTTGATATGATCCTAACCGCCGGAGAATATATAATTCCTTCCTTAATTTTAAATAAGCCGGTTGCCATTTTACCTGTCGGAGGTGATATGACCAGGCTTCCGTTTGGCAGTAAATCCCTTAAACAAGAAATCCATTCCTTGTTGTTCAGAAAACGCATTCATAAGGTAAGCAATATCATTACCGAACAGGAAGATATTGTGTGGGCTTCAAAATTACTGGGGCAGGGTGATAAAGTCATTCGTTTTCCTTTTTTGGTAGATGTTGATCAATTGCAGGAAAATGTAAACCATAGTTTACTGAATGAATTGAAAGACAGATATAATGGGTTGGATGGCATTGTTTTCCATCCAACCAGGAAAAATCTGGATCCCGGTAGAATAGATTATAAAGGGAATGATAAATTGCTGCGGGCATTTAAACAATTCAGAGCAGATTATCCTGAAAAGCAGGTTTTCATGGTAAGTGGATTACATGGCAGACATGTAGCCCGGTACAGAGAAATGGTTCAAGAACTGGGCATTGAAAAGTATGTGGAATTCATTGACCATTTGTCTTTACCTGATTTGCATGCCTATATGTCACTTGATCGTGTTGCTGTCTTTGATCAGTTTACCCATAATTTGAATACGCTTAGTGGAATACAGCGGGAAGCCCTGACCTTTGGAAAACCCGTGGTTTCGAGTACCGATACCAATTCCCGGGAATTCATTGAAGCTTATGGTAAGGGATGCCCGTTATGGACGGCATTTAACGAGGAAGAAATCTATCATAGCATGGAGCAGCTTTTTGATAAGCCTGCTGAAGAGTGGACGCAGATCAGTAATTCAGCCTTCAGGTGGACAGAAAAATACCTTCATTGGGAAAACCGTATTGATGAGTTTATTGGCATATTAAAACGAGCGCTTGAATCCTGA
- a CDS encoding peptidoglycan bridge formation glycyltransferase FemA/FemB family protein, giving the protein MKLEFLTSRWEPAYERFLKRGENTLFYYSNGFRKFLRRLLSVEDHYLIIVEGGEILGALPAVLCRGKTGTCLNSLAFFGSNGGVIEFDGNREVSQSLVNAFFDLGKSMNCLSATIISSPLAENRELSMDYDCLDERMGQISDIRVLYENEPGHAIDRFGSFTRRMIRKAMKNAVDVQIKNEKKAFDFLKEVHYENMDEMNGKTKPDSFFHLVMDHFIEGRDYNLWMAFKGFRPVAALLLFYFNHTVEYYIPAIVKEYRSIQPLSLLIFEAMKDAAERGYFYWNWGGTHLNQNGVYRFKKQWNAVDIPYYHYVKVYDAQLFSFSEGVIRTEFPYCYLLPFNELIS; this is encoded by the coding sequence ATGAAGTTGGAATTTCTTACATCCCGGTGGGAGCCTGCCTATGAGAGGTTTTTAAAAAGAGGGGAGAACACCCTTTTCTATTACTCGAATGGCTTTCGGAAGTTCTTAAGACGTTTGCTTTCCGTTGAGGATCATTACCTGATAATTGTCGAAGGAGGGGAAATCCTTGGCGCCCTGCCTGCCGTTTTGTGCCGTGGAAAGACAGGCACTTGTCTCAATTCTCTTGCATTTTTTGGGAGTAATGGTGGGGTGATTGAGTTTGACGGAAACCGGGAAGTTAGCCAGTCGCTGGTTAATGCGTTTTTTGATTTGGGCAAAAGCATGAACTGTCTTTCTGCTACAATAATCAGCAGTCCTTTAGCTGAGAATCGGGAATTGAGTATGGATTATGATTGCCTGGACGAGAGAATGGGCCAGATAAGCGATATTCGGGTTTTGTATGAAAACGAACCGGGGCATGCTATTGATCGTTTTGGTTCCTTTACACGCCGGATGATCCGTAAGGCCATGAAAAACGCTGTTGATGTACAAATAAAAAATGAGAAAAAGGCTTTTGACTTCCTTAAAGAAGTTCATTATGAAAATATGGATGAGATGAACGGAAAGACAAAGCCCGACTCCTTTTTTCATTTGGTAATGGATCATTTCATAGAAGGGCGGGATTATAATCTGTGGATGGCCTTTAAAGGTTTCCGCCCGGTTGCCGCTCTGTTGCTTTTCTATTTTAACCATACGGTAGAATATTATATTCCTGCCATTGTGAAGGAATATCGATCCATTCAGCCTTTAAGCCTGCTCATTTTCGAAGCCATGAAGGACGCTGCAGAAAGGGGATATTTCTACTGGAATTGGGGGGGTACGCATTTGAATCAGAATGGAGTATATCGCTTTAAGAAACAGTGGAATGCAGTGGATATACCTTATTATCATTATGTTAAGGTCTATGATGCTCAGTTGTTTTCTTTTTCCGAAGGAGTTATCAGGACGGAATTTCCATACTGTTATCTCCTGCCTTTTAATGAATTAATTTCTTAG
- the asnB gene encoding asparagine synthase (glutamine-hydrolyzing), translating into MCGIAGIFNYYKAPLPEGILEKMTRMIKHRGPDDEGFWKDGFIGFGHRRLAIIDLTSAAHQPMISHDGRYVINYNGEIYNFKEIKKELEREGYFFYSSSDTEVVLNAWSCWGKESLTRFNGMFAMAIWDRQNNTLVLGRDRYGVKPLYYRDDGKKLIFGSEIKSILQHPDYQVEVSNEALNEYFTFQNVFSDRTLFKGIRTVPSGTFLEYCLEKGRKNFERYWDFQFEDNELFASEEEYIEELNRLFHKAVNRHLFSDVEIGSYLSGGTDSGAITSIASQTFPDLKTFTAGFDLSSASGLEMAFDERNKAEYLSNQFKTEQYEVVLKAGDMEKVMPALTWHLEDPRVGQCYPNYYIHRLASKFVKVSLGGIGGDELFAGYPWRYYRTMVNHDFDHYISKYYDYWSRLIADEEKQDFFHPSVYRDVAGYSTKEVFKTVLNNPNGPLYLNTPEQYINNSLYFEMKTFLQGLLLVEDKLSMANGLEVRVPFLDNDLVDFAMKVPVRYKLNNLKEVTRINENEPGPKSRKYFHQTNDGKILLRKVLNKYVPFQYANGIKQGFSAPDASWFKGESIDYIKKLLYNPKARIYDFIQPETAMKKMDEHLSGRKNNRLLIWSLLSFEWWLKIFLP; encoded by the coding sequence ATGTGTGGGATAGCAGGAATATTTAATTATTATAAAGCGCCACTTCCTGAAGGCATTCTGGAGAAAATGACCCGGATGATTAAGCACCGGGGACCGGATGATGAGGGATTCTGGAAGGATGGTTTCATTGGGTTTGGCCATCGGAGGCTGGCAATCATAGATCTTACCTCTGCCGCACATCAGCCTATGATAAGCCATGACGGCCGTTATGTGATTAATTACAATGGCGAGATCTATAATTTCAAAGAAATTAAGAAGGAGCTTGAAAGGGAAGGCTACTTTTTTTATTCTTCTTCGGATACGGAAGTGGTATTAAATGCATGGAGTTGTTGGGGCAAAGAATCTTTGACCCGATTCAACGGCATGTTTGCTATGGCTATCTGGGACAGACAGAACAATACACTGGTACTTGGAAGAGACCGGTATGGGGTAAAGCCATTATATTACCGGGACGATGGAAAGAAGTTGATATTTGGTTCTGAAATCAAATCAATCCTTCAACATCCCGATTATCAGGTGGAAGTATCGAATGAAGCATTAAATGAATATTTTACTTTCCAGAATGTGTTTTCGGATCGTACCCTTTTCAAAGGAATCAGAACAGTCCCCTCGGGTACCTTCTTGGAGTATTGCCTTGAGAAGGGCAGGAAAAACTTTGAGAGGTACTGGGATTTTCAATTTGAGGATAATGAGCTCTTTGCTTCCGAGGAGGAATATATTGAGGAACTGAACCGCCTTTTTCATAAAGCCGTTAACCGTCATTTATTCAGTGATGTGGAAATCGGCTCATATCTTAGTGGAGGTACCGATTCAGGAGCCATTACCAGCATTGCTTCACAAACTTTTCCCGATCTGAAAACCTTTACTGCCGGCTTCGACCTTTCCTCAGCCTCGGGTCTGGAGATGGCCTTTGATGAGAGAAACAAAGCAGAATATCTTTCAAACCAGTTTAAAACCGAACAGTATGAGGTGGTATTGAAGGCCGGGGATATGGAAAAGGTTATGCCGGCGCTTACCTGGCATCTTGAAGATCCCAGGGTAGGCCAGTGTTACCCCAATTATTATATCCACCGGCTGGCTTCGAAATTTGTTAAGGTTTCTCTTGGAGGTATAGGGGGTGATGAGCTTTTTGCCGGTTATCCGTGGCGTTATTACCGTACGATGGTTAATCATGACTTTGATCATTATATCAGTAAATATTATGATTATTGGTCTAGGCTGATAGCTGACGAGGAAAAACAAGATTTTTTTCATCCTTCTGTGTACCGGGATGTGGCTGGTTATTCCACAAAAGAAGTTTTTAAAACCGTTTTGAATAATCCCAACGGACCCTTATATTTAAATACCCCGGAACAGTACATCAATAATTCTCTTTATTTTGAAATGAAGACTTTTCTGCAGGGACTTTTACTGGTAGAAGACAAATTGAGCATGGCGAATGGTTTGGAGGTAAGGGTTCCTTTTTTGGATAATGATCTGGTAGACTTTGCCATGAAAGTGCCCGTGAGATACAAATTAAATAATTTAAAGGAGGTAACCCGCATCAATGAGAATGAGCCCGGCCCCAAAAGCCGGAAATATTTTCATCAGACCAATGATGGAAAGATTCTTCTCAGGAAAGTGCTCAACAAATATGTTCCTTTTCAATATGCCAACGGGATCAAGCAGGGGTTTTCCGCTCCTGATGCGAGTTGGTTCAAAGGAGAAAGCATTGACTACATCAAAAAACTTCTGTATAATCCAAAGGCCCGTATATATGATTTTATTCAGCCGGAAACGGCTATGAAAAAAATGGATGAGCACCTCTCGGGCAGAAAAAACAACAGGTTGCTAATCTGGTCTCTCCTAAGCTTTGAATGGTGGTTGAAAATTTTCCTTCCCTAA
- a CDS encoding DegT/DnrJ/EryC1/StrS family aminotransferase — MYIPITKPYISGREYELIKESLDSGWLVQGPKVRQFEEKIAHFTGARYSVAVSSCTSGQFIMSRILDIKPGDEVILPAFTWISTANAVEFLGAKPVFCDISLDTFNINTFLIKDHITTSTRAIYPVSLFGLVPDMPEISHIAVNHNIRIVEDCACSLGSRLGGMHCGLFGDAGILSFHPRKSITTGEGGMIITNWENVDRMARSLRDHGADMSDHTRHIGKKSFQMSAYQWLGYNMRMTDLQGAMGVAQMEKLEEIVDIRLQLAREFNDRLSHINWLKLPAFPGGYQHTYQTYCTLFKPQETYNALEKKDANQLDKLHEERNTLMGKLEEKGIMTRPGTHSVPMQKLYQDIYGYHKMDFPNAYAADRLTIALPFYPGMTEEEKDYLFEQLNKVAP, encoded by the coding sequence ATGTATATCCCCATCACCAAACCTTATATTTCCGGCAGGGAATACGAACTCATAAAGGAATCGCTGGATTCCGGATGGCTGGTTCAAGGGCCTAAGGTGAGGCAGTTTGAAGAAAAGATCGCACATTTTACGGGTGCCCGGTATTCAGTAGCCGTTAGCAGTTGTACCTCCGGACAGTTCATTATGTCGAGAATATTGGATATTAAACCGGGTGATGAAGTGATTCTTCCTGCCTTTACATGGATCTCCACGGCCAATGCCGTTGAATTTCTGGGTGCCAAACCTGTATTCTGTGATATATCGCTGGATACATTTAATATCAATACGTTTTTAATAAAAGACCACATCACTACCTCTACGAGGGCCATCTATCCTGTATCCCTTTTCGGACTTGTTCCGGATATGCCTGAAATAAGTCATATTGCTGTGAACCATAATATAAGGATTGTGGAGGATTGTGCCTGTAGTTTGGGATCTCGTCTGGGTGGTATGCATTGTGGACTGTTCGGTGATGCCGGTATATTATCATTTCATCCCAGAAAATCAATTACAACAGGGGAAGGAGGCATGATCATTACCAATTGGGAAAATGTTGATCGTATGGCCCGGAGCCTGAGAGATCATGGTGCGGATATGAGTGATCATACCAGGCATATCGGAAAGAAGAGTTTTCAGATGAGTGCATATCAATGGCTGGGATATAACATGCGTATGACTGATTTACAGGGAGCAATGGGAGTTGCTCAGATGGAAAAGCTCGAGGAGATAGTGGATATAAGGCTGCAATTGGCCCGTGAATTCAATGATCGCCTGTCCCATATTAACTGGTTAAAATTACCCGCTTTTCCAGGAGGATATCAACATACCTACCAGACGTACTGTACTCTTTTTAAACCTCAGGAAACCTATAACGCACTGGAAAAAAAGGATGCCAATCAACTGGATAAACTCCATGAAGAAAGAAATACCCTGATGGGCAAGCTGGAAGAAAAGGGTATCATGACCAGGCCCGGAACCCATTCGGTACCCATGCAGAAGCTATATCAGGATATCTATGGATACCATAAAATGGATTTTCCCAATGCCTATGCTGCCGACAGGCTTACCATTGCCTTGCCTTTTTATCCCGGCATGACAGAGGAGGAAAAGGATTACTTGTTTGAGCAACTCAATAAAGTCGCACCTTGA
- a CDS encoding NAD-dependent epimerase/dehydratase family protein: protein MNGSKVVVIGGAGFIGSFVVRELLKEDVREVIIYDNFVRGNMDNIREPLKDNRCKIFQHGGDIRETDILNEALGGVDYVFHLAALWLLHCRDYPRTAFEVNIKGTFNVLEACIYNNVKKLVYSSSASVYGDALEIPMTEDHPYNNRNFYGATKISGEAMCRSLCDRYGLNYVGLRYMNVYGPHQDQQSAYSGVIPIMLNKIDAGETPVINGDGSQAYDFVYVEDVARANVFALKSSSTDDFYNVGTGVQTSVSQLCDTILKLKQSNLEVLYKPYSGEDDRKLVKHRIGSTEKAEKGIGFRYKYDLETGLQKLIRWRDVGELY from the coding sequence TTGAACGGTTCAAAAGTTGTTGTTATCGGCGGTGCAGGTTTCATTGGCAGTTTCGTGGTCAGGGAGCTGTTGAAGGAAGATGTGAGGGAAGTCATCATATACGATAATTTTGTCCGGGGGAACATGGATAATATTCGGGAACCTCTGAAGGATAACCGTTGTAAAATATTTCAGCATGGGGGAGATATACGGGAAACCGATATATTGAATGAAGCTTTGGGAGGGGTGGATTATGTTTTTCATCTGGCTGCATTGTGGCTGTTGCATTGCAGGGATTATCCAAGGACAGCTTTTGAGGTGAATATCAAAGGTACCTTTAATGTATTGGAGGCATGTATCTACAATAATGTTAAGAAGCTGGTATATTCCTCTTCCGCCTCTGTATATGGCGATGCTTTGGAAATTCCTATGACTGAGGATCACCCTTACAATAACCGCAATTTTTACGGAGCTACTAAAATTTCGGGAGAAGCCATGTGCAGATCGCTTTGTGACCGATACGGTCTGAATTATGTAGGATTGAGGTATATGAATGTATATGGGCCGCATCAGGATCAGCAATCAGCATACAGCGGGGTAATCCCGATTATGCTGAACAAAATTGATGCGGGTGAAACTCCTGTAATTAATGGCGACGGTTCTCAGGCTTATGATTTTGTTTACGTGGAAGATGTTGCCCGGGCAAATGTTTTTGCTTTAAAATCTTCTTCAACGGATGATTTTTACAATGTGGGTACCGGTGTTCAGACTTCCGTCAGTCAGCTCTGTGATACCATTCTGAAATTGAAGCAGTCTAATTTGGAAGTCTTATACAAGCCCTATTCCGGGGAGGATGACCGGAAACTGGTAAAGCACCGGATTGGCTCCACAGAAAAGGCAGAGAAAGGAATTGGATTTCGCTACAAATATGATTTGGAAACAGGATTGCAGAAACTTATTCGATGGAGGGATGTTGGTGAACTCTATTGA
- a CDS encoding NAD-dependent epimerase — translation MKILVTGTAGFIGFHLAQKLIARGDEVVGLDNINDYYEPSLKYDRMGETGIEQSAVEYNRLIKSTKYSNYRFIKLELKDKDNLFQLFEHEKFDRVCHLAAQAGVRYSITHPYAYLDSNMIGFMNILEACRHNKTEHLTYASSSSVYGMNESMPFSTHDNVDHPISLYAASKKSNELMAHTYSHLYSLPTTGLRFFTVYGPWGRPDMALFLFTKAILNNQQIDVYNNGNMQRDFTYIDDIIEGVIRVIDHPPSGNPDWNGEYPDPASSPAPYRIYNIGNNNPVHLMDFIRAIEKETGREAKKNFMPMQPGDVYKTWADVNDLIEDFGYRPRTDIREGVKRFVEWFKAYYNV, via the coding sequence ATGAAAATATTGGTAACCGGAACGGCAGGTTTTATAGGTTTTCATCTTGCACAAAAACTAATTGCCAGGGGTGATGAAGTGGTTGGACTCGACAACATCAATGACTATTACGAACCATCCCTAAAATACGATCGGATGGGAGAGACGGGAATTGAGCAAAGCGCGGTTGAATACAACAGATTGATAAAAAGCACAAAATATTCCAATTATCGTTTTATAAAGCTTGAGTTGAAAGACAAAGACAATTTGTTTCAGCTTTTTGAACATGAAAAATTTGATCGGGTGTGTCATCTTGCAGCACAGGCGGGGGTCAGATATAGCATAACCCATCCTTATGCCTATCTTGACAGCAATATGATTGGGTTTATGAACATACTGGAAGCTTGCCGCCACAATAAAACAGAACATTTGACCTACGCAAGCAGCTCCAGTGTTTACGGTATGAATGAATCCATGCCTTTTTCGACACATGATAATGTGGATCATCCCATAAGTCTTTATGCAGCAAGTAAAAAAAGCAATGAATTGATGGCTCATACCTATAGCCATCTCTATAGCCTGCCTACAACCGGCTTGCGTTTTTTTACCGTTTATGGACCCTGGGGCCGACCGGATATGGCCCTTTTTCTTTTTACAAAAGCAATTCTCAACAATCAGCAGATCGATGTTTACAACAACGGGAATATGCAGCGCGACTTTACCTATATTGATGATATCATTGAGGGGGTTATTCGGGTAATCGATCATCCGCCTTCCGGCAACCCTGACTGGAACGGAGAATACCCTGATCCTGCCTCTTCCCCGGCTCCCTACAGAATTTACAACATCGGAAACAATAACCCTGTGCATCTTATGGATTTTATCCGGGCCATAGAAAAAGAAACGGGCAGGGAAGCAAAGAAAAATTTTATGCCCATGCAGCCTGGTGATGTGTACAAAACCTGGGCCGATGTCAATGACCTGATTGAGGATTTTGGTTACAGACCCCGGACCGATATTCGCGAAGGAGTGAAAAGATTCGTCGAATGGTTCAAGGCGTATTATAACGTTTGA
- a CDS encoding nucleotide sugar dehydrogenase gives MYDKLIAKEEKIAVIGLGYVGLPIALEFARKVPVIGFDINEERLEMIKNGQDPSKELPYSAFEGCEIEYTSSIEDLKKAKFYIVTVPTPINEHNEPELAPLLGATKTVGKVLKEGDYVVFESTVYPGATEEDCVPVLERESGLKFGDDFKVGFSPERINPGDKAHTLVSIKKITSGSDVEAADNITKVYQLIIKAGIHEASSIKVAEAAKVIENAQRDLNIAFMNELSIIFNRMNINTYEVIEAAATKWNFLKFYPGLVGGHCIGVDPYYLTYKARELGYHAQVIHAGRFVNDSMGRYLAKQVVKKLIAKDKNPKSARILIYGATFKENVSDIRNSRVIDVVDELRSFGINEIDVMDPHASSQEIKEEYDIDLVNGDEGPYDALIMAVPHKEYADLTEEDFLAKASDGALFVDVKGIYRDKISKLDYWSL, from the coding sequence ATTTACGATAAGCTTATAGCCAAAGAAGAAAAAATTGCTGTAATAGGATTAGGCTATGTAGGTCTTCCTATTGCTCTTGAATTTGCCAGGAAAGTACCTGTAATTGGTTTTGACATTAATGAAGAAAGATTGGAAATGATCAAAAACGGTCAGGATCCCAGTAAGGAACTTCCTTATTCGGCTTTTGAGGGTTGCGAAATAGAATACACTTCCAGTATTGAAGATCTCAAAAAGGCCAAATTTTATATTGTTACAGTTCCCACCCCAATTAATGAACATAATGAGCCGGAATTGGCCCCGCTTCTTGGGGCAACCAAAACGGTCGGTAAAGTGCTCAAGGAAGGTGATTATGTAGTGTTTGAATCAACCGTATATCCGGGAGCCACTGAAGAAGATTGTGTTCCGGTTCTGGAACGCGAGTCCGGTTTAAAATTCGGGGATGATTTTAAAGTAGGATTCTCCCCCGAACGTATCAATCCGGGAGATAAGGCTCATACATTGGTTTCTATAAAGAAGATCACGTCAGGGTCAGATGTTGAGGCAGCCGACAACATCACAAAAGTATATCAGTTGATCATTAAGGCAGGTATTCATGAGGCCAGCTCGATCAAAGTGGCGGAGGCCGCAAAGGTTATTGAGAATGCCCAGAGAGACCTGAATATTGCATTTATGAATGAGCTCTCTATCATCTTTAACCGTATGAATATCAATACTTATGAAGTAATAGAAGCTGCAGCCACCAAATGGAACTTTCTCAAATTCTATCCGGGGCTTGTAGGAGGTCACTGTATCGGAGTGGATCCCTATTATCTTACCTATAAAGCCCGTGAACTGGGGTATCATGCTCAGGTTATTCATGCCGGCCGTTTCGTAAACGATTCGATGGGCAGATACCTTGCCAAGCAGGTAGTAAAGAAATTGATTGCAAAAGATAAAAATCCCAAATCTGCCAGGATATTGATATATGGTGCCACCTTTAAGGAAAATGTCAGTGATATCCGCAATTCCAGGGTAATTGATGTGGTGGATGAATTGCGTTCCTTTGGGATCAATGAAATAGATGTTATGGATCCGCACGCTTCTTCACAGGAAATCAAAGAGGAATATGACATTGATCTTGTCAATGGAGACGAGGGGCCGTATGATGCCCTTATTATGGCAGTGCCTCATAAAGAGTATGCAGATCTTACCGAAGAAGATTTTCTTGCCAAAGCTTCCGATGGAGCCCTCTTTGTTGATGTTAAAGGTATTTACAGGGATAAGATCAGCAAATTGGATTATTGGAGTCTTTAA